GATCACGGCATGATAAAATTGACTGTCCTCCAAATAGGGCATTGCAATCAATAGTTTGCCCGTTAAATACCCTTGTGTGATCGACAGTGATTTGCCGTGTTTTAAGTTCATGAAGGTTTTCAAAACAGCCCCTTTGATTCTAATGTCTTATATACCATATTAGTTCAAAAGTGTTACCATCCGTTTAAGAGTACCTATAATTTTATTAAAAGTATGAGTAATTTGGCCCAGAATATCCCCTATAATGACGAAAACCGGGACTATATACGAAAGATTCGTCAATTACCCATGTTGACAAGTGAGGAAGAGTATACCCTGGCCAAGGATTGGCGTGAACGGCAAGATTATAAATCCGTTGAAAAACTGATTAACAGTCATTTGCGATTGGTTGCAAAAATTGCACAAGGGTATCGTGGGTATGGATTGCCATTAAGTGACCTCATTGCCGAGGGGAACGTTGGCATCCTCCAGGCTATGAAGCATTATGACCCGGACAAAGGGTTTCGATTTTCAACCTATGCGATGTGGTGGATACGTGCCAGCATGCAGGAATATATTCTGCAAAGTTGGTCGTTGGTTAAAATTGGAACCACGCGGGCGCAAAAGAAATTATTTTTTGGATTGCGTAAAGCCCAGCACCAAATTGATCAAGAATTGGAATTGGATGGGAATCTGGAGGGACATCAAGATGGGTTGACCCCTGAAAAGATTAAAAAAATTGCCGAAAAATTATTGGTCACCCCCGAAGAGGTCCTTCAGATGCATCAACGTCTGGGGGCAAAAGATCATTCGCTGAATTCGCCCCGGGGAAATTCCGAGGATAGCACCAGTGAATGGATCGAATGGATTGCTGACGAAAGCGATAACCAAGAAATTCAGTTGGCACAACAAGATGAAATGACCGAACGCAAAAGGCTTTTTGATCAGGCGATGACCTGTTTGGATAAGCGAGAGCACGCGATTTTTGTTAAGCGCCGGCTAGCAGAGCCACCCCGAACCCTGGAGGAGCTGAGTACAAAATTGGGAATCTCCCGGGAACGTGTGCGGCAAATCGAAAACAAAGCATTCGAAAAGATTCAAAAATTCATCAAACGGCTAGCAGGCACGCAGCCTCATTTTGCCTGAGATAGGGTATAGTATTTTCCTGCAAAGTCAATAGACAACAGGATGGCTTTCTGGATGGCCACGTCGGGCCTTGCCCTCCTCGCCATGACGTCATGGCGAACGAACGAAGAGAGTGTGGCCATCCAGAAATCTATCTCTCTATTGATCACGTAGAAAAACACTATATTTCCACATGACCAATAGTCCTCTCAGTACTCTCTTCCTGGATGGTCACACTCTCTTTGTTCGTTCGCCACTGTAAGTCGTTGTGATGAGGGCGAAGGGGCTATACCCCTTCCAGATCATTTTCCAGGGGAACACCCCATTGTCATCCTCGGGTCAAGCCCGAGGATGACAAGTGCGGGGAATCATTTGAAATGGGTATATTCCATTATAGATCCCGCGATCAAGTCGCGGGATGATGGGGTGTGGCCTTGTGTGATGCGGGGTTTAGGGACAGAGCCTAGTACGTATTGTCGGGAACGATGCGGCTACGGCTTCCTGCTTTGCGGCTTTCGATTACAAGGACGCGCTGGCCAACGGACATTTTTGGTTCAGCACCCTGAGCGATTGTTATAACGTCGCCTCTGTCAAGCTGGACTTGATATTCTGTTCCTTCTTGGCTTGTTATTTTTTGTTCCAAGAAATGACCGCCAGCGCCGGCAGCCAATCCACCCAAGACTCCTGTGACGAGGCTTCCTCTGCCACCACCAAGTGTTGACCCCAAAAGGGCTCCGGATACACCGCCGATAGCGGCTCCCGCTCCTAGTTTACTGGGATCGGACCCATGAAGATTAACTGGTTTTGCCGCCAAAACGGTTCCGCGTAGTGTTGTGCTGATGCTTCCGACGTCTGCTGTGTTATAGTCGCTGCCGCCTAGGTTTGGGGCGCATGCCGTTGCCAGAAATGAGAGGGCTGCCAAGGCTGCAAT
The sequence above is drawn from the Alphaproteobacteria bacterium genome and encodes:
- the rpoH gene encoding RNA polymerase sigma factor RpoH: MSNLAQNIPYNDENRDYIRKIRQLPMLTSEEEYTLAKDWRERQDYKSVEKLINSHLRLVAKIAQGYRGYGLPLSDLIAEGNVGILQAMKHYDPDKGFRFSTYAMWWIRASMQEYILQSWSLVKIGTTRAQKKLFFGLRKAQHQIDQELELDGNLEGHQDGLTPEKIKKIAEKLLVTPEEVLQMHQRLGAKDHSLNSPRGNSEDSTSEWIEWIADESDNQEIQLAQQDEMTERKRLFDQAMTCLDKREHAIFVKRRLAEPPRTLEELSTKLGISRERVRQIENKAFEKIQKFIKRLAGTQPHFA